One window from the genome of [Mycobacterium] stephanolepidis encodes:
- a CDS encoding DUF4192 domain-containing protein, giving the protein MTSLIPGPLGRPDFRLNRPSALIAALPAMLGFIPEDSLVVVTLAGGLVEAILRRDLHDLDGSDYAAFEVLAEVLSPGPADAVIAVVISADIDEHEAGDIIRRLAKHLERQGISLIAGHTVDRVGPQGWWRCYDGCGAGGPVDDPECSPLTAAAVLAGRTVHRRREDLVALIAPTDTARTCALAVSLRRPSQGQGPGTVVDRRAVNRVMRAACRTAEFRSLSNRELLAIARSLTVVRVRDTVCALAVGVLSDDVERLWLALSRLLPDPWRAEALVLLGFSAYVRGDGPLAGVALDAAITARPDHRLGQLLMSALHSGMRPDEIRALADTGFRLAHELGISLPPREVRGVS; this is encoded by the coding sequence ATGACATCTCTGATTCCCGGCCCGCTCGGTCGTCCCGACTTTCGATTGAATCGGCCCTCTGCCCTGATTGCCGCGCTGCCGGCGATGCTGGGGTTCATCCCGGAAGATTCTCTTGTCGTCGTCACACTCGCCGGTGGGCTTGTCGAGGCGATATTGCGCAGGGATCTGCACGACCTGGACGGCTCCGACTACGCGGCGTTCGAGGTGCTGGCCGAGGTGTTGAGCCCGGGACCGGCGGACGCGGTGATCGCGGTGGTCATCAGCGCGGACATCGACGAGCATGAGGCCGGTGACATCATCCGGCGGCTAGCCAAACATCTAGAACGCCAAGGTATCTCGTTAATCGCTGGCCATACGGTAGACCGTGTCGGGCCTCAGGGCTGGTGGCGGTGTTATGACGGATGCGGCGCGGGCGGGCCCGTCGATGACCCGGAGTGTTCGCCGTTGACCGCGGCCGCGGTACTGGCCGGCAGGACCGTGCATCGACGCAGGGAGGATCTCGTGGCGCTGATCGCACCCACCGACACTGCGCGTACATGCGCGCTGGCGGTCTCTCTGCGGCGGCCGTCTCAGGGACAGGGCCCCGGTACCGTGGTGGATCGGCGTGCCGTGAATCGAGTGATGCGGGCGGCGTGCCGAACGGCGGAATTCCGTTCACTGTCCAACCGTGAGCTGCTGGCGATTGCTCGCTCCCTGACGGTCGTGCGGGTTCGAGACACGGTGTGTGCCTTGGCTGTCGGTGTGCTCTCTGATGATGTGGAACGCCTGTGGTTGGCACTGAGTCGATTGTTGCCGGACCCCTGGCGTGCGGAAGCGTTGGTGTTGTTGGGATTTAGTGCCTATGTGCGCGGCGACGGTCCACTGGCTGGTGTCGCGCTGGATGCCGCGATCACGGCCCGGCCGGACCATCGTCTGGGGCAGCTCCTGATGTCAGCGCTGCACTCCGGTATGCGCCCCGACGAGATTCGTGCTCTGGCCGATACCGGCTTCCGGCTGGCTCACGAGCTGGGAATCAGCCTGCCGCCCAGGGAAGTCCGAGGTGTGAGCTAG
- a CDS encoding DUF1611 domain-containing protein: MSSLTSGTPFLGASERSEGILPAAPFPMPVGSTAIVYCEGQFGEQDGKTANGLVRHSEKYEILSVIDSLRAGVDAGRLLDGTSNGIPVLASLDESVAHAGRVPDYLICGLAPADGLLSNEQRLVLLDGIARGMHIINGLHEFLNDDAEFVAAAVIAGVTITDVRQPKSKRDLHLFSGRIFDVTCPRIAILGTDGAIGKRTTATLLVQALNARGIRAVMVGTGQTTLIQGGKYGVALDALVPQFCSGEVEHQVVAAFEGEDPDVIVVEGQGALSHPAYITSAHILRGSRPAGVIVQHAPKRKVLGDFPMVPMPTAASEIALIEAFVDTRVIGVTINHEEMIGDELNNAISEHHSELGLPVTDPLTRPASELVEMVLTAFPVLAGKADTITPV; the protein is encoded by the coding sequence ATGTCTTCACTCACAAGCGGTACCCCCTTTCTCGGTGCATCCGAACGCAGCGAAGGGATCCTTCCGGCGGCTCCCTTCCCGATGCCTGTTGGCTCCACCGCGATCGTCTACTGCGAGGGACAGTTCGGTGAGCAGGACGGCAAGACCGCCAACGGCCTGGTGCGGCACTCGGAGAAGTACGAGATCCTCAGTGTCATCGACAGCCTCCGGGCCGGAGTCGATGCCGGAAGACTCCTCGACGGCACCTCGAACGGCATCCCGGTGCTGGCATCGCTGGACGAGTCCGTCGCTCACGCCGGCCGCGTACCCGACTACCTGATCTGTGGGCTGGCACCTGCCGACGGCCTGCTGTCGAACGAGCAGCGGCTCGTACTGCTAGACGGCATCGCCCGCGGGATGCACATCATCAACGGCCTGCACGAGTTCCTCAACGACGACGCCGAATTCGTGGCGGCAGCCGTGATCGCCGGAGTCACCATCACCGATGTACGCCAACCAAAGTCCAAGCGCGACCTGCACCTGTTCTCCGGCCGGATCTTCGACGTCACCTGCCCAAGAATCGCGATCCTGGGTACGGATGGAGCGATCGGGAAGCGCACCACCGCCACCTTGCTGGTCCAGGCTCTCAATGCACGCGGCATCAGGGCGGTCATGGTCGGCACCGGTCAGACCACCCTGATCCAGGGCGGGAAGTACGGTGTCGCGCTGGACGCGCTGGTCCCCCAGTTCTGCTCGGGTGAAGTCGAGCACCAAGTCGTCGCCGCGTTCGAGGGTGAAGACCCTGATGTGATCGTGGTCGAGGGCCAGGGCGCGCTAAGCCACCCCGCGTACATCACGTCGGCCCACATCCTGCGGGGCAGCCGCCCGGCCGGCGTGATCGTGCAGCACGCACCAAAACGTAAGGTGCTCGGCGACTTCCCCATGGTGCCGATGCCGACCGCAGCCAGCGAGATCGCACTGATCGAGGCGTTCGTCGATACTCGCGTCATCGGAGTCACGATCAACCACGAGGAAATGATCGGCGACGAACTGAACAATGCGATCTCCGAGCATCATTCGGAGCTCGGCCTCCCAGTTACCGACCCGCTGACACGCCCCGCGTCGGAGCTGGTCGAGATGGTGCTGACGGCTTTCCCTGTCCTCGCTGGGAAAGCCGACACGATCACCCCCGTGTGA
- a CDS encoding alanine/ornithine racemase family PLP-dependent enzyme: MTLRLETDLDKVEQNTRILVDRLTGVGIRVTGITKAVLGSPGVGAAMLRGGARGLGDSRIPNLARLAVLDRLPLRTLIRSPMLSQVARIVDVADVSLNTEAVVLAALDEAASQQKRVHAVVLMIELGDLREGIALDDAPDAARAVLGHSSLRLAGLGANLACQSGVVPDDRNMGILTGLADDIEALHGISLEVVSGGNSANLNWALRTHDVGRIDELRLGEAILLGVDPLYRTPIPGLHTNAFTLSAEVIEVAMKPAQPWGHRAQAAFGEAPARTGSATVRQAILALGRQDVDPDGLQPPEGITVLGMSSDHLVIDVGDHQVVVGDEIAFGIGYGTLVRAMTSPFVAKIEHLGRSTAPHGYAVTPVSP, encoded by the coding sequence GTGACACTTCGGCTTGAGACCGATCTCGACAAGGTCGAGCAGAACACGCGGATCCTGGTTGACCGGCTTACCGGGGTGGGCATACGGGTCACCGGCATCACCAAGGCAGTGCTGGGCTCGCCGGGAGTCGGTGCGGCGATGCTGCGCGGCGGCGCCCGTGGCCTCGGCGATTCCCGGATACCGAACCTCGCTCGGCTGGCCGTACTCGACCGCCTACCGCTACGCACGTTGATCCGCTCACCCATGCTCAGCCAAGTGGCTCGGATCGTTGACGTCGCCGATGTCAGTCTGAACACCGAGGCCGTAGTCCTGGCCGCGCTCGATGAGGCCGCGTCCCAACAGAAGCGGGTACACGCCGTCGTGCTCATGATCGAGCTGGGCGACCTGCGTGAGGGCATCGCGCTGGACGACGCCCCCGACGCTGCGCGGGCCGTTCTTGGCCACTCCTCGTTGCGGCTCGCCGGGCTCGGTGCCAATCTCGCTTGTCAGAGCGGCGTCGTGCCCGACGACCGGAACATGGGCATCCTCACAGGACTCGCGGACGACATCGAGGCGCTGCACGGGATCTCGCTCGAGGTCGTCTCAGGCGGCAACTCTGCGAACCTGAACTGGGCGCTGCGCACCCACGACGTCGGCCGGATCGACGAACTCCGGCTCGGTGAAGCCATTCTTCTCGGCGTCGACCCGCTGTACCGGACACCGATCCCGGGCCTGCATACGAATGCCTTCACCTTGAGTGCAGAAGTCATCGAGGTCGCGATGAAACCCGCTCAACCCTGGGGGCATCGTGCTCAGGCGGCATTCGGCGAAGCTCCGGCCCGCACCGGCAGTGCGACTGTGCGCCAGGCAATCCTGGCCCTCGGCCGCCAGGACGTGGACCCGGATGGCCTGCAGCCACCTGAGGGCATCACGGTCCTCGGGATGAGCAGCGACCACCTGGTGATCGACGTCGGTGATCACCAGGTGGTGGTCGGAGACGAGATCGCCTTCGGTATCGGCTACGGCACACTCGTGCGGGCGATGACATCGCCCTTCGTCGCCAAGATCGAGCACCTGGGCCGTTCCACCGCACCTCACGGGTACGCGGTCACACCGGTAAGCCCGTGA
- the sthA gene encoding Si-specific NAD(P)(+) transhydrogenase: protein MTNGLRASGSSTAAETPTYDLVVIGSGPGGQKAAIAAAKLGKSVAVVERDNMLGGVCTNTGTIPSKTLREAVLYLTGMNQRELYGASYRVKANITPEDLLARTEHVIRKEIEVVRSQLLRNRIDLISGIGRFADEHTVVVEEPSRGERTTLHADYVVLATGTKPARPAGVAFDERRVLDSDGILDLRFIPGSMVVVGAGVIGIEYASMFAALGTKVTVVEKRDSMLDFCDPEVVEALRFHLRDLAVTFRFGEEVTAVDVNDSGTMTTLASGKQIPADTVMYSAGRQGQTDQLDLARAGLEADNRGRIWVDANFQTKVDHIYAVGDVIGFPALAATSMDQGRLAAYHAFGEPSKGMTDLQPIGIYSIPEVSYVGATEVELTKNAIPYEVGVSRYRELARGQIAGDSYGMLKLLVSTEDLRLLGVHIFGSDATDLVHIGQAVMGCGGTVEYLVDAVFNYPTFSEAYKVAALDVMNKIRALNQFKA, encoded by the coding sequence ATGACCAACGGTCTTCGCGCAAGCGGCTCATCCACGGCAGCAGAAACCCCCACCTACGACCTTGTCGTCATCGGATCGGGCCCCGGCGGCCAGAAGGCCGCCATCGCCGCGGCCAAGCTGGGCAAGTCGGTGGCCGTGGTCGAACGCGACAACATGCTCGGCGGTGTCTGCACCAACACCGGAACCATCCCGTCAAAGACGCTGCGCGAGGCCGTCCTCTACCTGACCGGCATGAACCAGCGCGAGCTCTACGGCGCGAGCTACCGGGTGAAAGCGAACATCACTCCCGAGGATCTACTGGCCCGCACCGAACACGTCATCCGTAAGGAAATCGAGGTGGTGCGTTCTCAGCTCCTGCGCAATCGCATCGACCTGATCAGCGGCATCGGGCGGTTCGCCGATGAGCACACCGTGGTGGTGGAGGAACCCTCGCGAGGCGAGCGCACCACACTGCATGCCGATTACGTCGTGCTGGCCACCGGCACCAAGCCCGCCCGGCCCGCCGGTGTGGCGTTCGACGAGCGCCGCGTCCTGGATTCGGACGGCATCCTGGATCTGCGCTTCATCCCCGGATCCATGGTGGTGGTCGGCGCGGGCGTCATCGGAATCGAGTACGCCTCCATGTTCGCCGCCCTGGGCACCAAGGTAACCGTGGTGGAGAAACGCGACTCGATGTTGGACTTCTGTGATCCCGAAGTTGTTGAGGCCCTTCGCTTTCACCTACGCGACTTGGCCGTGACATTCCGTTTCGGCGAGGAGGTCACCGCCGTCGACGTCAATGATTCGGGCACCATGACCACCTTGGCCAGCGGCAAACAGATCCCTGCCGACACCGTGATGTACTCCGCGGGACGACAGGGGCAGACAGATCAGCTCGACCTCGCCCGGGCCGGGCTCGAGGCCGACAACCGCGGCCGGATCTGGGTTGACGCGAACTTTCAGACCAAGGTCGACCACATCTACGCGGTGGGTGATGTGATCGGCTTCCCGGCGTTGGCGGCCACCTCGATGGATCAGGGCCGCCTCGCGGCCTACCACGCGTTCGGGGAGCCCTCCAAAGGCATGACCGATCTACAACCGATCGGCATCTACTCGATCCCCGAAGTGTCCTATGTGGGCGCCACCGAGGTTGAACTCACCAAGAACGCGATTCCCTACGAGGTGGGTGTCTCGCGTTATCGCGAGCTGGCGCGCGGTCAGATCGCCGGGGATTCCTACGGAATGCTCAAGCTGCTGGTGTCCACCGAGGACCTCAGGCTGCTCGGAGTGCACATCTTCGGCTCCGATGCCACCGACCTGGTCCACATCGGGCAAGCGGTGATGGGCTGCGGCGGCACCGTCGAGTACCTGGTCGACGCTGTTTTCAACTACCCGACGTTCTCGGAGGCCTACAAAGTCGCCGCGCTCGATGTGATGAACAAGATCCGCGCGCTCAACCAGTTCAAGGCCTGA